One Doryrhamphus excisus isolate RoL2022-K1 chromosome 17, RoL_Dexc_1.0, whole genome shotgun sequence genomic region harbors:
- the nsmce2 gene encoding E3 SUMO-protein ligase NSE2 — MSLSLSEVHGTLSSLKSCQVDLLTGMDIVTSVAMDLAEDLDGERDPEIDKMEALMLECAKLDREIDSLVDIVQQVTSDVAALQPEDLFGLSSKVKESVATRISTLSDEDLQNHQKVVTFKDSIKSCSNQADQEPEHTEDLDEDVAVTQTQINFTCPLTQVEMVNPMKNKKCKHHYDEGAIRGLIETRHNQKKKCICPVVGCGNTDVKLSDLLPDHTLRRQIQNHKQQNGRT, encoded by the exons ATGTCACTAAGTCTGAGCGAGGTACATGGCACCTTGTCCAGCCTCAAGTCCTGTCAGGTCGACCTCTTGACGGGGATGGACATCGTCACCTCAGTGGCCATGGACCTGGCGGAGGACCTGG ACGGAGAGCGGGACCCTGAAATTGACAAGATGGAGGCCTTAATGCTGGAATGTGCCAAGCTGGATCGAGAGATTGACAGCTTAGTTGACATTGTGCAACAAGTCACATCAGAT GTTGCTGCACTGCAACCAGAGGACTTGTTCGGTCTCTCCTCCAAAGTCAAGGAAAGTGTTGCTACGAGAATATCCACACTGTCTGATGAAGATCTGCAGAATCACCAGAAAGTAGTGACTTTTAAGGACAGCATCAAGAGCTGTTCCAACCAAG CCGACCAAGAACCAGAACACACGGAGGATCTTGATGAGGACGTCGCTGTAACACAGACCCAAATAAACTTCACATGCCCTCTCACCCAG GTGGAGATGGTCAACCCGATGAAGAATAAGAAGTGTAAGCACCACTACGATGAAGGTGCCATCAGGGGCCTCATTGAAACAAGACACAACCAGAAGAAGAAATGCAT CTGTCCTGTGGTGGGCTGTGGAAACACAGACGTGAAATTGTCAGACCTGCTACCCGACCACACTCTGAGGAGACAGATCCAGAACCACAAGCAGCAGAATGGCCGCACGTAG